In Cinclus cinclus chromosome 13, bCinCin1.1, whole genome shotgun sequence, a genomic segment contains:
- the CLN6 gene encoding ceroid-lipofuscinosis neuronal protein 6, whose product MQGSARRRPFPAAAPGSPPPAGPLYPGRHGAVKAEDTFKTTPFHLDLWFYFTLQNWVLDFGRPIAMIILPLEWFPLNKPSAGDYFHMAYNVITPFLLLKLIERSPKTLPRSMVYVSIITFVMGASIHLVGDSVNHRLIFSGYQHHLSVRENPIIRNLKPETLIDSFELLYYYDEYLGHSMWYIPFFLILFIYFTGCFTPVLEQSRMPLAALLLVGPSSLYYWYLVTEGQIFILFIFTFFAMMALVMHQRRKGLVLDSNGLFLFHSFIITLLLIALWVGWLWNDRILRKKYPGVIYIPEPWAFYTLHMNNLHEAKGTL is encoded by the exons ATGCAGGGCTCGGCACGGCGCCGGCCGTTcccggccgcggccccgggctcACCCCCGCCCGCCGGGCCGCTCTACCCGGGCAG gCACGGCGCTGTGAAGGCCGAGGACACCTTCAAGACGACCCCGTTCCACCTGGACCTGTGGTTCTACTTCACCCTGCAGAACTGGGTGCTGGATTTCGGGCGCCCCATCGCCATG ATCATCCTCCCTCTGGAATGGTTTCCTCTGAACAAACCCAGCGCTGGAGATTATTTCCACATGGCTTACAACGTTATCacccccttcctgctgctgaag ctcatCGAGAGGTCCCCCAAGACCCTGCCCAGGTCCATGGTCTACGTCAGCATCATCACCTTCGTGATGGGGGCCAGCATCCACCTGGTGGGAGACTCGGTGAACCACCGGCTGATCTTCAGTGGCTACCAGCACCACCTGTCCGTCAGGGAGAACCCCATCATCAGGAACCTCAAACCAGAGACCCTG ATCGATTCCTTCGAGCTGCTCTACTACTACGATGAGTATTTGGGGCACTCCATGTG GTACATCCCGTTTTTCCTGATCCTGTTCATTTACTTCACCGGGTGCTTCACTCCCGttttggagcagagcaggatgcccctggctgccctgctcctggtggggcccagcagcctctaCTACTG GTACCTGGTGACAGAGGGACAGATCTTCATCCTCTTCATCTTCACCTTCTTCGCCATGATGGCTCTGGTGATGCACCAGAGGCGCAAGGGGCTGGTGCTGGACAGCAACGGGCTCTTCCTCTTCCACTCCTTCATCATCACCCTCCTCCTCATCGCCCTCTGGGTGGGCTGGCTCTGGAACGACAGAATCCTGCGGAAAAAATATCCCGGGGTGATTTACATCCCAGAGCCCTGGGCCTTCTACACCCTGCACATGAACAACCTGCACGAGGCCAAGGGCACTTTGTGA
- the FEM1B gene encoding protein fem-1 homolog B — translation MEGLAGYVYKAASEGRVLTLAALLLNRSESDIKYLLGYVSQHGGQRSTPLIIAARNGHAKVVRLLLEHYRVHTQQTGTVRFDGFVIDGATALWCAAGAGHFEVVKLLVSHGANVNHTTVTNSTPLRAACFDGRLDIVKYLVENNANISIANKYDNTCLMIAAYKGHTDVVRYLLEQHADPNAKAHCGATALHFAAEAGHLEIVRELVKWKAAMMVNGHGMTPLKVAAESCKADVVELLLAHADCDRRSRIEALELLGASFANDRENYDILKTYHYLYLAMLERYRDSENVIEKEVLPQIEAYGNRSECRTPQELESIRQDRDALHMEGLIVRERILGSDNIDVSHPIIYRGAVYADNMEFEQCIKLWLHALHLRQKGNRNTHKDLLRFAQVFSQMIHLNEPVKAKDIESVLRCSVLEIEQGMARIKTTPDTDIHTAMDNYECNIFTFLYLVCISTKTQCSEEDQSRINKQIYNLIHLDPRTRDGSSLLHHAVNSGTPVDDFHTNDVCSFPNALVTKLLLDCGADVNAVDNEGNSPLHIIVQYHRPISDFLTLHSIIISLVEAGAHTDMTNKQKKTPLDKSTTGVSEILLKTQMKLSLKCLAARAVRIYNISYQNQIPRTLEEFVQFH, via the exons ATGGAGGGGCTGGCGGGGTACGTGTACAAGGCGGCCAGCGAGGGCCGCGTGCTCACCTTGGCCGCGCTGCTGCTGAACCGCTCCGAGAGCGACATCAAGTACCTGCTGGGCTACGTGAGCCAGCACGGCGGGCAGCGCTCCACGCCGCTCATCATCGCCGCCCGCAACGGGCACGCCAAGGTGGTGCGGCTGCTGCTCGAGCATTACCGCGTCCACACGCAGCAGACCGGCACCGTCCGCTTCGACGG CTTTGTCATCGACGGGGCCACCGCGCTGTGGTGCGCGGCCGGTGCCGGCCACTTCGAGGTGGTCAAGCTGTTGGTGAGCCACGGCGCCAACGTCAACCACACCACAGTGACCAACTCGACGCCGCTGCGGGCGGCCTGCTTTGATGGCCGGCTCGACATTGTGAAGTACCTGGTGGAGAACAACGCCAACATCAGCATCGCCAACAAGTACGACAACACCTGCCTGATGATCGCGGCCTACAAGGGCCACACGGACGTGGTGCGGTATCTGCTGGAGCAGCACGCCGACCCCAACGCCAAGGCCCACTGTGGGGCCACCGCCCTGCACTTCGCCGCTGAGGCCGGCCACCTGGAGATCGTCAGGGAGCTGGTCAAGTGGAAGGCGGCCATGATGGTCAACGGTCACGGCATGACGCCGCTCAAAGTGGCCGCCGAGAGCTGCAAGGCCGACgtggtggagctgctgctggctcacgCTGACTGTGACAGGAGGAGCAGGATTgaagctctggagctgctgggggccTCGTTTGCCAACGACAGGGAGAACTATGACATTTTGAAGACTTACCACTATTTATATTTAGCCATGCTGGAGAGGTACCGCGACAGCGAGAATGTCATCGAGAAGGAGGTGCTTCCCCAGATCGAGGCTTACGGGAACAGGTCGGAATGCAGGACCCCTCAGGAATTAGAGTCCATTAGGCAGGACAGAGATGCCCTTCACATGGAAGGCCTCATAGTGCGGGAGAGGATCCTGGGCTCGGACAATATCGACGTCTCCCACCCCATCATTTACCGGGGCGCCGTCTACGCGGACAACATGGAGTTCGAGCAGTGCATCAAGCTCTGGCTGCACGCCCTGCACCTGCGGCAGAAAGGCAACAGGAACACCCACAAGGACCTGCTGAGGTTCGCTCAGGTCTTCTCACAGATGATCCACCTGAACGAGCCCGTGAAGGCCAAGGACATCGAGAGCGTCCTGCGCTGCAGCGTGCTGGAGATCGAGCAGGGCATGGCACGCATCAAAACCACGCCGGACACCGACATCCACACGGCCATGGACAACTACGAGTGCAACATCTTCACCTTCCTCTACCTGGTGTGCATCTCCACCAAGACGCAGTGCAGCGAGGAGGACCAGTCCCGCATCAACAAGCAGATCTACAACCTGATCCACCTGGACCCGCGCACGCGCGacggctccagcctgctgcacCACGCCGTCAACTCCGGCACGCCCGTGGACGATTTCCACACCAACGACGTGTGCAGCTTCCCCAACGCCCTGGTCACCAAGCTGCTGCTGGACTGCGGCGCCGACGTCAACGCCGTGGACAACGAGGGGAACAGCCCCCTGCACATCATTGTGCAGTACCACCGGCCCATCAGCGACTTCTTGACGTTGCACTCCATCATCATTAGCCTGGTGGAGGCCGGCGCCCACACGGACATGACcaacaagcagaagaaaaccccTCTGGATAAAAGTACCACCGGGGTATCCGAAATCCTCCTTAAAACTCAAATGAAGCTGAGTCTCAAGTGCCTGGCTGCCCGCGCCGTGCGGATCTACAACATCAGCTACCAAAACCAGATCCCCAGAACTCTGGAGGAGTTTGTCCAGTTCCACTAG